A window of Vigna unguiculata cultivar IT97K-499-35 chromosome 4, ASM411807v1, whole genome shotgun sequence contains these coding sequences:
- the LOC114182333 gene encoding double-stranded RNA-binding protein 4-like isoform X1, translating into MYKTKVQELCQRRSWPLPTYDTTREGPDHDPRFTSTVTVNGASFQTPSPTRNSKSAQNDAAMLAFHHFSPPSSSPSPLPSPPSPSFPEHSLSISALSSFPQPSLCNSSSGAPDPKSVVDDVHLPTNGLLQLKFEEVCQISQISNPLAAVRDTITLEDQKNMLHLYKNQLQSFVQKKNLGLPVYSSECEGPPHATRFKCKVTIDGHTYGSDKFYSTVKDAEHAAAEAALMSLSPGGVEEGHAGLYKNLLQELAQKEGFRLPIYTTNKNGEAHMPIFVSQVEVEGALFTGQKAKSKKQAEMSAAKVAYMALKEHKGKSDKTSSFPFSNYEGQVPKFSHDHSESNVVSGLKLNTNPNLSVGLGLVTSSELSKDTLKNFSTSSGNTNGYTKVSSTLSNDKSSPSLSGSSKTDSETSDKSSTAVDTTSSCIKKIVVYSRKTNVKIEDGGTMLPVSDDKWVAYSYSH; encoded by the exons ATGTACAAAACGAAGGTGCAAGAGCTGTGCCAGCGACGGTCATGGCCCTTACCCACCTACGACACTACCAGAGAAGGTCCTGATCACGATCCTCGCTTCACCTCCACCGTCACCGTTAACGGCGCGTCCTTCCAAACCCCTTCCCCCACGCGCAACTCCAAAAGCGCCCAAAACGACGCCGCTATGCTCGCCTTCCACCACTTCTCCCCGCCGTCATCGTCACCGTCTCCGTTGCCGTCGCCGCCGTCTCCCTCTTTTCCCGAACACTCTCTCTCCATTTCCGCTCTCTCTTCTTTCCCTCAGCCTTCGCTTTGCAACTCGTCTTCTG GTGCACCTGATCCCAAATCTGTTGTTGATGACGTACATCTTCCCACAAATGGATTGCTGCAACTGAAATTTGAAGAAGTGTGCCAAATATCTCAAATCAGTAACCCTCTAGCGGCTGTTAGAGATACAATAACATTGGAAGATCAAAAAA ATATGTTACATTTGTACAAGAACCAGCTGCAAAGCTTTgttcaaaagaaaaatctagGTCTTCCAGTATATTCTTCTGAGTGTGAGGGTCCTCCTCATGCCACACGTTTCAAGTGCAAAGTCACTATTGATGGACATACTTATGGAAGTGACAAATTCTATTCTACAGTGAAGGATGCTGAGCATGCAGCCGCTGAAGCTGCTTTAATGTCATTATCACCAGGCGGAGTTGAAGAG GGTCATGCTGGATTATACAAAAATCTTTTACAAGAATTGGCTCAAAAGGAAGGATTTCGGTTACCCATTTATACCACAAATAAAAATGGTGAAGCTCATATGCCAATATTTGTGTCACAAGTGGAGGTAGAAGGAGCGCTCTTTACTGGGCAAAAAGCTAAATCCAAGAAGCAAGCAGAGATGAGTGCAGCCAAGGTAGCTTATATGGCTTTGAAAGAACACAAAG GCAAGTCAGATAAGACTTCTTCATTTCCCTTTTCAAATTATGAAGGACAGGTTCCCAAGTTCTCACATGACCACTCTGAGTCAAATGTGGTATCTGGTCTTAAACTCAATACCAATCCAAATTTATCTGTGGGCCTTGGATTAGTCACCTCGAGTGAACTTAGCAAAGACACAT TGAagaatttctctacttcatctGGAAATACAAATGGCTACACCAAGGTTTCTTCTACCTTGTCAAATGATAAGTCTTCACCTTCTCTGTCTGGCAGCAGCAAAACGGATTCTGAAACAAGTGACAAGTCTTCAACTGCAGTAGACACCACCTCCTCATGCATAAAAAAGATTGTTGTTTACTCACGCAAGACAAATGTGAAAATTGAAGATGGTGGAACTATGTTACCAGTTAGCGATGACAAGTGGGTTGCTTACTCATATTCTCATTGA
- the LOC114182333 gene encoding double-stranded RNA-binding protein 6-like isoform X2 yields the protein MYKTKVQELCQRRSWPLPTYDTTREGPDHDPRFTSTVTVNGASFQTPSPTRNSKSAQNDAAMLAFHHFSPPSSSPSPLPSPPSPSFPEHSLSISALSSFPQPSLCNSSSGAPDPKSVVDDVHLPTNGLLQLKFEEVCQISQISNPLAAVRDTITLEDQKMKDAEHAAAEAALMSLSPGGVEEGHAGLYKNLLQELAQKEGFRLPIYTTNKNGEAHMPIFVSQVEVEGALFTGQKAKSKKQAEMSAAKVAYMALKEHKGKSDKTSSFPFSNYEGQVPKFSHDHSESNVVSGLKLNTNPNLSVGLGLVTSSELSKDTLKNFSTSSGNTNGYTKVSSTLSNDKSSPSLSGSSKTDSETSDKSSTAVDTTSSCIKKIVVYSRKTNVKIEDGGTMLPVSDDKWVAYSYSH from the exons ATGTACAAAACGAAGGTGCAAGAGCTGTGCCAGCGACGGTCATGGCCCTTACCCACCTACGACACTACCAGAGAAGGTCCTGATCACGATCCTCGCTTCACCTCCACCGTCACCGTTAACGGCGCGTCCTTCCAAACCCCTTCCCCCACGCGCAACTCCAAAAGCGCCCAAAACGACGCCGCTATGCTCGCCTTCCACCACTTCTCCCCGCCGTCATCGTCACCGTCTCCGTTGCCGTCGCCGCCGTCTCCCTCTTTTCCCGAACACTCTCTCTCCATTTCCGCTCTCTCTTCTTTCCCTCAGCCTTCGCTTTGCAACTCGTCTTCTG GTGCACCTGATCCCAAATCTGTTGTTGATGACGTACATCTTCCCACAAATGGATTGCTGCAACTGAAATTTGAAGAAGTGTGCCAAATATCTCAAATCAGTAACCCTCTAGCGGCTGTTAGAGATACAATAACATTGGAAGATCAAAAAA TGAAGGATGCTGAGCATGCAGCCGCTGAAGCTGCTTTAATGTCATTATCACCAGGCGGAGTTGAAGAG GGTCATGCTGGATTATACAAAAATCTTTTACAAGAATTGGCTCAAAAGGAAGGATTTCGGTTACCCATTTATACCACAAATAAAAATGGTGAAGCTCATATGCCAATATTTGTGTCACAAGTGGAGGTAGAAGGAGCGCTCTTTACTGGGCAAAAAGCTAAATCCAAGAAGCAAGCAGAGATGAGTGCAGCCAAGGTAGCTTATATGGCTTTGAAAGAACACAAAG GCAAGTCAGATAAGACTTCTTCATTTCCCTTTTCAAATTATGAAGGACAGGTTCCCAAGTTCTCACATGACCACTCTGAGTCAAATGTGGTATCTGGTCTTAAACTCAATACCAATCCAAATTTATCTGTGGGCCTTGGATTAGTCACCTCGAGTGAACTTAGCAAAGACACAT TGAagaatttctctacttcatctGGAAATACAAATGGCTACACCAAGGTTTCTTCTACCTTGTCAAATGATAAGTCTTCACCTTCTCTGTCTGGCAGCAGCAAAACGGATTCTGAAACAAGTGACAAGTCTTCAACTGCAGTAGACACCACCTCCTCATGCATAAAAAAGATTGTTGTTTACTCACGCAAGACAAATGTGAAAATTGAAGATGGTGGAACTATGTTACCAGTTAGCGATGACAAGTGGGTTGCTTACTCATATTCTCATTGA
- the LOC114182333 gene encoding double-stranded RNA-binding protein 1-like isoform X3: MYKTKVQELCQRRSWPLPTYDTTREGPDHDPRFTSTVTVNGASFQTPSPTRNSKSAQNDAAMLAFHHFSPPSSSPSPLPSPPSPSFPEHSLSISALSSFPQPSLCNSSSGAPDPKSVVDDVHLPTNGLLQLKFEEVCQISQISNPLAAVRDTITLEDQKNMLHLYKNQLQSFVQKKNLGLPVYSSECEGPPHATRFKCKVTIDGHTYGSDKFYSTVKDAEHAAAEAALMSLSPGGVEEGHAGLYKNLLQELAQKEGFRLPIYTTNKNGEAHMPIFVSQVEVEGALFTGQKAKSKKQAEMSAAKVAYMALKEHKVKNFSTSSGNTNGYTKVSSTLSNDKSSPSLSGSSKTDSETSDKSSTAVDTTSSCIKKIVVYSRKTNVKIEDGGTMLPVSDDKWVAYSYSH, from the exons ATGTACAAAACGAAGGTGCAAGAGCTGTGCCAGCGACGGTCATGGCCCTTACCCACCTACGACACTACCAGAGAAGGTCCTGATCACGATCCTCGCTTCACCTCCACCGTCACCGTTAACGGCGCGTCCTTCCAAACCCCTTCCCCCACGCGCAACTCCAAAAGCGCCCAAAACGACGCCGCTATGCTCGCCTTCCACCACTTCTCCCCGCCGTCATCGTCACCGTCTCCGTTGCCGTCGCCGCCGTCTCCCTCTTTTCCCGAACACTCTCTCTCCATTTCCGCTCTCTCTTCTTTCCCTCAGCCTTCGCTTTGCAACTCGTCTTCTG GTGCACCTGATCCCAAATCTGTTGTTGATGACGTACATCTTCCCACAAATGGATTGCTGCAACTGAAATTTGAAGAAGTGTGCCAAATATCTCAAATCAGTAACCCTCTAGCGGCTGTTAGAGATACAATAACATTGGAAGATCAAAAAA ATATGTTACATTTGTACAAGAACCAGCTGCAAAGCTTTgttcaaaagaaaaatctagGTCTTCCAGTATATTCTTCTGAGTGTGAGGGTCCTCCTCATGCCACACGTTTCAAGTGCAAAGTCACTATTGATGGACATACTTATGGAAGTGACAAATTCTATTCTACAGTGAAGGATGCTGAGCATGCAGCCGCTGAAGCTGCTTTAATGTCATTATCACCAGGCGGAGTTGAAGAG GGTCATGCTGGATTATACAAAAATCTTTTACAAGAATTGGCTCAAAAGGAAGGATTTCGGTTACCCATTTATACCACAAATAAAAATGGTGAAGCTCATATGCCAATATTTGTGTCACAAGTGGAGGTAGAAGGAGCGCTCTTTACTGGGCAAAAAGCTAAATCCAAGAAGCAAGCAGAGATGAGTGCAGCCAAGGTAGCTTATATGGCTTTGAAAGAACACAAAG TGAagaatttctctacttcatctGGAAATACAAATGGCTACACCAAGGTTTCTTCTACCTTGTCAAATGATAAGTCTTCACCTTCTCTGTCTGGCAGCAGCAAAACGGATTCTGAAACAAGTGACAAGTCTTCAACTGCAGTAGACACCACCTCCTCATGCATAAAAAAGATTGTTGTTTACTCACGCAAGACAAATGTGAAAATTGAAGATGGTGGAACTATGTTACCAGTTAGCGATGACAAGTGGGTTGCTTACTCATATTCTCATTGA
- the LOC114180483 gene encoding annexin A13-like, producing FKYTSFAHKHSNILTMTNHSFELDCKRIHDSMGDLSHMIKSLSCRTLLEKQKLKETFKAMYGEELVSYLQRYEDVFSASINCSGLSWWMLDPHDRDAVVVRESLQQDETDFKALVEIFVCRKSSHVLLITQAYQRMFRRQLNQDIINLDPPHPFQKILVALAASHKAHQVDVNRHISKCDARRLYETGEGNLGTADEAVVLEILSKRSIPQLKQTFLSYKHIYGHDYTKSVNRGNYGQFGKALVLVVKCICNPAHYYAKKLYRSIKGETKSFARALVSRAEVDIDEIRKVFKEKYDKELADVICENLPSGYFRDFLLALATSPTFV from the exons TTTAAATACACTTCATTTGCTCACAAACATAGCAACATTCTCACAATGACAAACCACAGTTTTGAACTTGATTGCAAGAGAATTCATGATTCTATGGGGGATTTGAGTCATATGATCAAATCTCTGAGTTGTAGAACCCTCCTTGAAAAACAAAAGCTCAAAGAAACCTTCAAGGCAATGTATGGAGAAGAGTTGGTAAGTTATCTTCAAAGGTACGAAGATGTGTTTTCTGCTTCCATCAACtgttctggcttgtcttggtggaTGCTTGACCCACATGACAGAGATGCTGTTGTGGTTAGAGAATCTCTTCAACAAGATGAGACCGATTTCAAGGCTCTTGTGGAGATTTTCGTGTGCAGAAAATCAAGTCATGTTCTTCTCATCACACAGGCCTACCAGAGAATGTTCAGGAGACAGTTGAACCAAGATATTATCAATTTGGATCCTCCACACCCATTTCAAAAG ATTCTTGTGGCGTTGGCTGCATCACACAAAGCTCACCAAGTGGATGTCAACCGTCACATATCCAAGTGTGATGCAAGGAGGCTCTATGAAACTGGAGAGGGAAACTTGGGAACTGCAGATGAAGCTGTTGTATTAGAAATTTTAAGCAAGAGGAGCATTCCCCAACTGAAGCAAACATTTCTTAGCTATAAACACATTTATGGGCATGATTACACAAAG TCTGTCAATAGAGGGAATTATGGCCAATTTGGTAAAGCTCTAGTGCTGGTTGTGAAATGCATTTGTAATCCAGCACACTATTATGCAAAG AAACTGTACAGAAGCATCAAAGGGGAAACAAAAAGTTTTGCAAGAGCATTGGTAAGCAGAGCTGAGGTAGACATAGATGAGATCAGAAAGGTTTTCAAGGAAAAGTATGATAAGGAACTTGCTGATGTTATTTGTGAAAACCTTCCATCTGGCTACTTCAGAGACTTTCTACTTGCTTTGGCTACAAGTCCTACTTTTGTTTAA